The following proteins come from a genomic window of Macaca thibetana thibetana isolate TM-01 chromosome 15, ASM2454274v1, whole genome shotgun sequence:
- the LOC126937834 gene encoding LOW QUALITY PROTEIN: proline-rich protein 36-like (The sequence of the model RefSeq protein was modified relative to this genomic sequence to represent the inferred CDS: inserted 1 base in 1 codon; deleted 2 bases in 1 codon), translated as MTPPMKTRDTETKPKKALRVERSSGEKEESKQDPRRGQRCPDGPASAKKQVPPHIQLHPGPHADAEQDPPPTRSPNPHCKRSGWLARTPRQRLPILVRLPGIGPAATPACSPEGTVALPVPEGRRDTCSAAIPYTRNLPTPATSLHPQPPYTRNLPTPATSLHPQPPYTCMSFIPAEALAEAGAGGAFANALGPCVLHGWLYQSLSHLPPPSNCFSIQSLLGESGKGHPGQGWCHRAGQLLQAGVGFSGEKAVPTPPPPFSERPLWPLCPLPGPTRVEGETLLAGAIGPSTLSPEPRAWPLHLLQGTSVPGGLSSXGHRASLCGQLSTSYLPIYTPNVVMTLASPPTSYPQWPPSTSPAYWGVAPETRGPPVLLWDLDALFQGVPPNESIYDVWVSHPRDLAAPGPGWLLSCEAPRTGAAPPSRSHPQFVDREPRPGGCLRPQQPRNTRQQPCWESTVFTGLPHVWCGRGPAGTSLVLVSHASVSLTLRGKAVGDRAEPGIALSSPLFSAHHPSIHHQLSPNGRCSLGRR; from the exons ATGACCCCGCCCATGAAAACACGGGACACTGAGACAAAGCCCAAGAAAGCTCTAAGAGTGGAGAGAAGCAGCGGAGAAAAGGAAGAGTCAAAGCAAGATCCGCGCAGGGGCCAACGGTGTCCAGACGGACCTGCCAGTGCCAAGAAACAGGTCCCGCCCCATATCCAGCTCCATCCTGGACCCCACGCAGACGCGGAGCAGGACCCGCCTCCCACGCGCTCCCCAAACCCTCACTGCAAACGGAGCGGCTG GCTCGCGCGCACGCCCCGCCAACGGCTACCCATCCTGGTCCGCCTCCCAGGCATTGGGCCCGCAGCAACTCCCGCCTGCAGCCCagaaggcacagtggctctcccAGTCCCCGAGGGGAGGAGAGACACCTGCAGTGCGGCAATCCCCTACACCCGCAACCTCCCTACACCCGCAACCTCCCTACACCCGCAACCTCCCTACACCCGCAACCTCCCTACACCCGCAACCTCCCTACACCCGCAACCTCCCTACACCTGCATGAGCTTCATCCCAGCTGAGGCACTGGCAGAAGCGGGTGCAGGTGGAGCCTTCGCCAATGCCCTGGGC CCCTGCGTGTTGCATGGCTGGCTCTACCAGTCGCTCAGTCATCTGCCACCACCCAGCAATTGCTTCAGCATCCAGTCCCTGCTAGGGGAGTCTGGGAAGGGGCATCCCGGCCAGGGCTGGTGCCACAGAGCAGGCCAGCTTCTGCAGGCAGGTGTGGGGTTCAGTGGGGAGAAGGCagtgcccaccccacccccgcccttCTCTGAGAGGCCTCTGTGGCCCCTCTGCCCGCTTCCTGGCCCCACGAGAGTGGAGGGGGAGACTCTGCTGGCGGGAGCCATCGGGCCCTCGACCCTCTCCCCAGAGCCTAGGGCCTGGCCTCTCCACCTACTGCAGGGCACCTCAGTTCCTGGGGGGCTGTCCA GGGGACACAGGGCCTCCCTCTGTGGGCAGCTGTCCACCTCCTACTTGCCTATCTACACTCCCAATGTGGTAATGACCTTGGCATCTCCACCCACCTCCTATCCCCAATGGCCACCGTCAACCAGCCCTGCCTACTGGGGGGTGGCCCCTGAAACCCGAGGGCCCCCAGTGCTGCTCTGGGATCTAGACGCCCTCTTCCAGGGGGTGCCACCCAACGAAAGCATCTATGATGTTTGGGTCAGCCACCCTCGGGACCTGGCGGCCCCTGGCCCAGGCTGGCTGCTCTCCTGTGAGGCTCCTAGGACAGGGGCCGCTCCTCCCTCTCGCTCCCACCCCCAGTTTGTTGACAGGGAGCCAAGGCCAGGCGGGTGTCTGCGACCCCAGCAGCCTCGAAACACCAGGCAGCAGCCTTGCTGGGAGTCCACAGTGTTTACTGGACTACCCCACGTGTGGTGTGGCCGTGGCCCAGCTGGCACGAGCCTGGTCCTGGTGAGTCATGCCTCTGTTTCCCTTACACTCAGAGGCAAGGCTGTGGGGGACAGGGCTGAGCCTGGAATAGCTCTTTCCAGTCCCCTCTTCTCAGCCcaccacccatctatccatcacCAGCTGTCACCGAATGGTAGATGCAGCCTGGGAAGGAGGTAG